TGACGAAGACGATCCGAATGCAATACGGGATATCAAGCCTCATACCGAGGTCCACAAATTAGACGACCGGATAATTATCGCAGCCGATCTGCCGGGTGCGGGAGAGGAGAGTACTGCGATAGCAGTGGAGGATGACGATATCATCATCACTTCTCTTGCGGACAGGGTCAGGTATTCGGCAAGGATCAAAGTTCCCCCGATAAAGAAAGAGACGCTGAAGTATTCTATCAAAAACGGTCTGCTTGAAGTCTCGGCTTCGGAGCTTTAATTTTTTTTTTGCCCCCCAAAACGATCTTTTATCAGAATACAATTTTTTTGGAAAAATCCTGTAATTTGAAGAAAGGGCATTATCTCTAATTAATGAGGGCTTAAGCCCCTTCGGTTAGTCTCAGGAAAAAAAGCAGGAGACGGATGGTTCTCTCCCCGGAGATTTAACTTTAAATCACATGTGATTTTAGGAGGGCATAAGCCCCTTCGGGGCAGCCCTCTGCTTAACAACGGAGTTCCAAATATCAATAATTTGATTGGGGTTATAATCACCTGTACTGGAGTGTTTTATTAAACTTAAAGCTCCATCTCGGGTCTCAGGATTTGCTATATCCATAGCTTCGGAGATTTTTTT
The sequence above is a segment of the Methanolacinia paynteri genome. Coding sequences within it:
- a CDS encoding Hsp20/alpha crystallin family protein: MSEDGDQDDERFRRMIMDMISEAMKSGKFPGEGNFSITIAGGNLPIDIIPPAAMSPDEDDPNAIRDIKPHTEVHKLDDRIIIAADLPGAGEESTAIAVEDDDIIITSLADRVRYSARIKVPPIKKETLKYSIKNGLLEVSASEL